One stretch of Sphingopyxis sp. 113P3 DNA includes these proteins:
- a CDS encoding acyl-CoA thioesterase yields MDPSDPGAAESFEQLLQPTSLGAHRFAGIAGGGHPRRTFGGVLAAQALAAAAATVEGKHCQALHLLFLAGGDADLGVDLEVGEVRNGARFSARQVRVTSEGRPLVQALGSFHAGDEGPDLGVMMPQAPSPDTLEDQRETRARNAARKGVQHSNYVAERWLDLRPVELADATSKDGGGHRLLWFRAREPLPDDPIVHQAAITFASDVGLVFVNLQMLNASGDTVRLNAASLDHAIWFHRPARADEWLLCVQRSTVMTGGRGQSHAEIFDREGNLVATVAQSLLARYAAK; encoded by the coding sequence ATGGACCCGAGCGATCCTGGCGCGGCGGAGAGTTTCGAGCAGCTGCTACAGCCGACGTCTCTCGGGGCACATCGTTTTGCCGGCATCGCCGGGGGCGGTCATCCGCGCCGCACCTTTGGCGGGGTTCTGGCTGCACAGGCGCTGGCCGCCGCAGCGGCGACGGTCGAAGGTAAGCACTGCCAGGCGCTGCATCTGTTGTTCCTCGCTGGCGGCGACGCCGACCTCGGCGTGGACCTCGAAGTGGGGGAAGTGCGGAACGGCGCCCGCTTTTCAGCGCGGCAAGTCCGGGTGACCAGCGAGGGCCGGCCGCTCGTCCAGGCTCTCGGCTCTTTCCACGCCGGGGACGAGGGTCCGGACCTGGGCGTCATGATGCCACAGGCGCCCTCACCGGACACACTTGAGGATCAGCGCGAGACTCGCGCCCGGAATGCGGCCCGGAAGGGCGTTCAGCACAGCAATTACGTGGCCGAACGCTGGCTGGACCTGCGACCTGTCGAACTTGCCGATGCTACCTCGAAGGACGGTGGCGGACACCGTTTGCTATGGTTTCGCGCGCGTGAGCCGCTCCCCGACGATCCGATCGTGCACCAGGCAGCGATCACATTCGCATCCGATGTCGGCCTTGTGTTCGTCAACCTCCAGATGCTTAATGCCTCGGGAGACACAGTTCGCCTCAACGCCGCGAGCCTCGATCACGCGATCTGGTTTCACCGGCCGGCACGCGCGGACGAATGGCTGCTGTGCGTTCAGCGCAGCACCGTGATGACGGGCGGGCGGGGACAGTCGCACGCCGAGATATTCGACCGCGAAGGCAATCTGGTCGCGACCGTCGCCCAAAGCCTGCTTGCCCGGTACGCGGCAAAATGA
- a CDS encoding MFS transporter gives MSTTYVEGGGQEPAEVLAAAEAANDAPPTKRSLRDKLFYGLGSVAFGVKDNGFTVLLMIFYNQALGVSAAAVGVAIMVALIVDAVCDPLIGNWSDNFRSRLGRRHPFMYAAALPIAVSYFFLWNPPGWLTVDDLFWYLMLLSIFIRLCISLYEIPSAALVVDLAQDYDDRTSLLSYRYFFGWVGGLTISVLGFSVFLRPSAEYPTGTLNLDGYSLYGLTASLMMFAAIIASSLGTQRLVAQFPAVPERQPFVFARSAREIWGTLVNRPFLTVAGATLFSFAASGIATACLTYFRIFFWELTGDQISLLLVGNFAAVFVALFAAPRIAAALGKKRAAVTLWIGIILASPAMYWSRLLGLLPPNGSELLYWILFTSSFVNTLMAVCIGVVGSSLLADVVEHTAARTGRHAAGLIFSANAFMLKATSGIGAFGAGMILAYVEFPEGAKVGQVSQDVLIKLGWTEPAVIMGLQIAALGLILGYPITRAIHEANLRKLAANS, from the coding sequence ATGTCGACGACCTACGTTGAGGGAGGTGGGCAAGAACCCGCGGAGGTTCTAGCGGCCGCCGAGGCAGCCAACGACGCGCCGCCCACCAAGCGGTCCCTGCGCGACAAGCTGTTCTACGGACTGGGTTCGGTCGCCTTCGGTGTGAAGGACAACGGTTTCACGGTCCTCCTGATGATCTTCTATAACCAGGCGCTGGGCGTATCGGCGGCTGCTGTGGGCGTCGCGATCATGGTGGCGCTGATCGTCGATGCGGTGTGCGATCCGCTCATCGGCAACTGGTCGGACAACTTTCGCTCACGCCTGGGGCGCCGCCATCCGTTCATGTACGCCGCCGCGCTCCCGATCGCGGTTTCCTATTTCTTCCTGTGGAACCCGCCCGGCTGGCTCACGGTGGACGACCTCTTCTGGTACCTCATGCTGTTGTCGATTTTCATTCGGCTGTGCATTTCGCTGTACGAGATTCCGAGTGCAGCTCTCGTCGTCGATCTCGCACAGGATTATGACGATCGCACCTCGCTCCTGAGCTACCGCTACTTCTTCGGCTGGGTCGGCGGGCTCACCATCAGCGTGCTTGGCTTCAGCGTATTCCTGAGGCCGAGCGCCGAGTATCCGACCGGCACGCTGAACCTCGATGGCTATTCACTGTACGGCCTCACCGCATCGCTGATGATGTTCGCCGCCATCATCGCTTCCAGCCTCGGGACACAGCGGCTGGTCGCCCAGTTCCCCGCAGTGCCCGAGCGGCAGCCGTTCGTGTTCGCCAGGTCGGCGCGGGAGATTTGGGGGACCCTGGTGAACCGACCGTTCCTGACCGTCGCGGGGGCCACGCTCTTCAGCTTTGCGGCAAGCGGCATCGCCACGGCCTGCCTGACGTACTTCCGCATATTCTTTTGGGAGCTCACGGGCGATCAGATATCGCTCCTCCTCGTGGGCAACTTCGCGGCAGTCTTCGTGGCCCTGTTCGCCGCCCCGCGGATTGCCGCTGCGCTCGGGAAGAAGCGGGCGGCGGTGACGCTGTGGATCGGGATCATCCTCGCCAGTCCGGCCATGTACTGGAGCCGCTTGCTGGGCCTGCTGCCGCCCAACGGCTCGGAACTGCTCTATTGGATTCTTTTCACCTCGAGCTTCGTTAATACGCTGATGGCGGTATGCATTGGGGTGGTCGGATCGTCGTTGCTGGCCGATGTCGTCGAGCACACAGCAGCGCGCACCGGGCGTCATGCCGCTGGCCTGATTTTCTCCGCCAACGCATTCATGCTGAAAGCGACCTCGGGCATCGGAGCCTTCGGCGCTGGGATGATCCTAGCGTATGTCGAGTTTCCTGAGGGCGCCAAAGTCGGGCAGGTTTCGCAAGATGTCCTGATCAAGCTGGGCTGGACCGAACCCGCAGTCATCATGGGCCTACAAATCGCAGCGCTAGGGCTGATCCTCGGCTACCCCATCACACGTGCGATCCATGAGGCCAATCTGCGGAAGTTGGCGGCCAATTCCTAA
- a CDS encoding recombinase family protein: MVVKPRPSLSKPRCVIYARVSTDKQAKQNISIPDQMARARVYADLQGWQVVGEYVDAGASGRDDTGRPQFREMLAEAKKKPRSFEFIVVHSFSRFYRDQPRSELERRELKRNGVQVRSLTQEIEDDGGGGTLALSVMGLIDEYFSREQSKHVRRAMEENARQGFRSGGTAPFGYEYKVAEMRGERAKKKLTINEAEAATVREAFELHAAGLGIAKITDRLNEKGSRTRSDRLWAKNVIHAMLSNETYVGRNYYRPTDPITEEKLPREGWITVPCPPIVSEALFESVQEQMRMRAPEITAPRLTTSPVLLSGIARCGSCLAPLQLATGTSWTKDTYRYYKCSGKVRIGACAGGKPVSISEGLLDDLVLTTLCESLFTADRLASIVKSWIEVRSKDRSAASSRLSSLREQLKGTKKRERNLWDLAEKHGLGLEEDFRQRLTEIVEERNNLTRLISLQEALVSETIKPLSKAEAGRIASELREGIQHPDVDVRRRYVRAFLSCVVVYEDEIIIGGHNSSVAEAASGCDLHPLDRTALVRASVQDWLGTFPGELPTPRSAIALIEPFCDVPADLAAALETDRLKTLAQQDSPGQAEAKRLLIRGEPAQPRPSEPKD, translated from the coding sequence ATGGTAGTCAAACCCCGTCCGTCCCTCTCCAAGCCGCGGTGCGTCATCTACGCTCGTGTATCCACGGATAAGCAGGCGAAACAGAACATTTCCATTCCCGATCAGATGGCCAGAGCTAGGGTCTACGCAGATTTGCAGGGCTGGCAGGTTGTAGGGGAATATGTGGATGCGGGCGCGAGCGGCAGGGACGACACTGGTCGGCCCCAGTTCCGTGAGATGCTGGCTGAAGCGAAGAAGAAGCCCCGCTCCTTTGAGTTCATTGTGGTGCACAGCTTCTCCCGCTTTTATCGCGATCAGCCTCGCTCGGAGCTGGAGCGGCGCGAGTTGAAGCGCAACGGAGTTCAGGTCCGCTCTCTCACGCAAGAAATCGAGGATGACGGAGGCGGTGGAACCCTAGCACTGTCGGTCATGGGTCTGATCGACGAGTATTTCAGCCGCGAACAATCGAAGCATGTCCGCAGGGCGATGGAGGAGAATGCTCGCCAAGGGTTCAGAAGCGGAGGTACGGCACCGTTTGGTTACGAGTACAAGGTCGCCGAGATGCGCGGCGAGCGTGCGAAGAAGAAGCTCACCATCAACGAGGCCGAGGCCGCCACTGTGCGAGAGGCCTTTGAGTTGCACGCCGCGGGACTCGGGATCGCGAAGATCACGGATCGCTTGAACGAAAAGGGCTCCAGGACACGCAGCGACCGCCTCTGGGCGAAGAATGTGATCCACGCGATGCTCTCCAACGAAACGTATGTCGGTCGGAATTATTATCGACCAACCGATCCCATCACCGAGGAAAAATTGCCCCGCGAAGGTTGGATCACCGTTCCTTGTCCGCCGATCGTTAGTGAAGCCCTCTTCGAAAGCGTCCAGGAGCAGATGCGCATGAGGGCACCTGAGATCACCGCGCCCCGGCTTACCACGAGTCCGGTTCTGCTGAGTGGAATTGCTCGGTGTGGCTCTTGCCTCGCGCCCTTGCAGCTAGCAACTGGCACGAGCTGGACCAAGGACACCTACCGATACTACAAGTGCTCTGGAAAAGTGCGCATTGGTGCATGTGCTGGCGGCAAGCCGGTGAGCATCTCGGAAGGATTGCTCGACGATCTCGTCCTCACCACCCTTTGCGAAAGCCTCTTCACTGCTGACCGCCTCGCTTCGATCGTCAAAAGCTGGATCGAAGTCCGCTCCAAAGATCGATCAGCCGCGTCCTCTCGCCTCAGTAGTTTGAGAGAACAGCTTAAGGGTACCAAGAAGCGCGAGCGGAACCTGTGGGACTTGGCCGAGAAGCACGGTCTCGGCCTGGAGGAAGATTTTCGCCAACGCCTGACCGAAATCGTGGAAGAACGGAACAACCTTACCCGTTTGATCTCCCTTCAGGAAGCTTTGGTGTCGGAGACCATCAAACCGCTCTCGAAAGCGGAGGCAGGCCGCATCGCAAGCGAGTTGCGTGAAGGCATTCAGCATCCGGATGTCGATGTCCGTCGTCGCTATGTACGGGCGTTCCTGTCGTGCGTCGTGGTCTATGAGGATGAAATCATCATTGGGGGCCACAACTCTTCGGTTGCGGAGGCAGCCAGCGGCTGCGATTTGCACCCGTTGGACCGCACTGCCTTAGTTCGTGCTTCTGTCCAGGATTGGCTGGGCACTTTTCCGGGCGAACTTCCAACACCCCGCTCCGCGATCGCCCTCATCGAGCCTTTCTGTGACGTCCCTGCAGACCTCGCTGCCGCGCTCGAGACCGACCGGCTCAAGACGCTCGCCCAGCAGGATTCGCCCGGCCAGGCCGAAGCGAAACGCCTCCTGATCCGCGGCGAACCCGCCCAGCCACGACCGAGCGAACCGAAGGACTGA
- a CDS encoding DUF6878 family protein, with protein sequence MTTNTQPTARLRTAPRDDAPSLMLAAVCAVAVLNGISTIVVFYDGCGDEGQIHSIVLQGPADHDGTAPELPMPEMPCTSWSVPFRGDAFEVDTTFAQAIDDLGLEMLAQKHNGWEDGDGAFGELTIDIAARKAVLEHSVRITETECFTHEWEG encoded by the coding sequence ATGACGACCAACACCCAGCCCACCGCGCGCCTTCGCACCGCTCCGCGCGACGATGCGCCCTCGCTGATGCTGGCGGCGGTTTGCGCGGTCGCGGTCCTGAACGGGATCAGCACGATCGTCGTGTTCTACGACGGGTGCGGCGACGAAGGGCAGATCCACAGCATCGTCCTGCAGGGACCAGCGGACCACGATGGCACCGCACCGGAACTGCCGATGCCCGAAATGCCATGCACGTCCTGGTCAGTTCCCTTCCGCGGCGACGCATTCGAGGTCGACACGACCTTCGCCCAAGCGATCGACGATCTCGGCCTCGAGATGCTGGCCCAGAAGCACAACGGTTGGGAGGACGGCGACGGCGCCTTCGGCGAGCTCACCATCGACATCGCCGCGCGCAAGGCCGTCCTCGAACACAGCGTTCGGATCACCGAGACCGAGTGCTTCACCCACGAATGGGAGGGCTGA
- a CDS encoding DUF6915 family protein, with translation MSHCYYHCLSSVRRWGGRVEDYRALHDWFDQSKAIIADPRHRALRHHAEGIFMLETIFGQTIVNSDGRIVPVRLIGEQHVIEDLGRVPSFADWAREIRPASWMLRANPQGSPGLDPDIITVTVKGEADADRL, from the coding sequence ATGTCGCACTGCTACTACCATTGCCTGTCGTCGGTTCGCCGCTGGGGCGGACGGGTCGAGGATTATCGGGCGCTTCACGACTGGTTCGACCAGTCCAAGGCGATCATCGCCGACCCCCGGCACCGTGCGCTGCGTCACCATGCCGAAGGCATCTTCATGCTGGAGACGATCTTCGGCCAGACGATCGTCAACAGCGACGGCCGCATCGTGCCGGTCCGCCTGATCGGCGAGCAGCACGTCATCGAGGATCTCGGACGCGTCCCCTCCTTCGCCGATTGGGCCCGCGAGATACGGCCCGCCAGCTGGATGCTCCGCGCGAATCCGCAAGGCTCGCCGGGCCTCGACCCCGACATCATCACCGTCACCGTGAAGGGAGAGGCCGATGCTGACCGACTCTGA
- a CDS encoding phosphoadenosine phosphosulfate reductase domain-containing protein — MARMPGRVAVTAVSRIVLPAASAIPPIALPPEIERALRDGAWAVFNLSGGKDSSAALFATMLALDAIGHPRSRRIAVHADLGRAEWDSTPDMVEALAVRAGIRLHVRRRRGGDLIDRWEQRFANGKARYENLEIYNLIGPWSSASLRFCTSEQKAQVLGPFLAREFAGETIVQIIGIRRDESAARSKAPEWKPDDRFARPGNANGTAMMVWHPIVHWATDQVFALHDALGIPLHEAYTCYGSTRLSCRYCVLQSLADAKASASAPTNREALLQLVDLEARSTFSFQPARWLADTAPHLLPTTLRADIERAKRDAAERRALEAAMPADLRFCKGWPPRLPTLDEATRIAASRASILARHRLDNRFSDARAVRGRFEQLMLAKPA; from the coding sequence ATGGCTCGCATGCCCGGCAGGGTCGCCGTGACCGCCGTCAGCCGTATCGTCCTTCCCGCGGCGAGCGCAATCCCCCCAATCGCGCTCCCGCCGGAGATCGAGCGGGCACTGCGGGACGGTGCCTGGGCCGTATTCAACCTCTCGGGCGGCAAGGATTCCTCGGCCGCGCTGTTCGCGACCATGTTGGCGCTGGATGCCATCGGGCATCCGCGCTCCCGGCGCATAGCGGTCCATGCCGACCTCGGCCGCGCCGAATGGGACAGCACCCCTGATATGGTCGAAGCGCTGGCCGTGCGCGCGGGAATCCGGCTGCACGTTCGCCGCCGCCGCGGAGGTGACTTGATCGACCGCTGGGAACAGCGCTTCGCCAACGGGAAAGCCCGTTACGAGAATCTCGAGATCTACAACCTCATCGGTCCGTGGTCCTCGGCCTCACTCCGATTCTGCACGTCAGAGCAGAAGGCGCAGGTGCTTGGGCCCTTCCTCGCACGCGAATTCGCCGGCGAAACGATCGTCCAGATCATCGGCATCCGACGCGACGAGAGCGCCGCGCGCAGCAAGGCGCCGGAATGGAAGCCCGACGACCGCTTCGCGAGGCCGGGGAACGCCAACGGCACCGCCATGATGGTGTGGCACCCGATCGTCCATTGGGCGACCGATCAGGTCTTCGCGCTGCATGACGCCCTCGGGATCCCGCTCCACGAAGCCTACACCTGCTACGGCTCCACTCGCCTATCATGCCGCTACTGCGTGCTGCAGTCCCTGGCAGACGCCAAGGCGTCGGCTTCAGCGCCGACCAATCGCGAAGCGCTCTTGCAGCTGGTCGACCTCGAGGCACGCTCGACCTTTTCGTTTCAGCCCGCGCGATGGCTCGCCGACACCGCACCGCATCTGCTCCCCACGACGCTGCGGGCGGATATCGAGCGCGCGAAGCGCGACGCGGCCGAGCGCCGCGCGCTGGAGGCTGCGATGCCCGCCGATCTGCGGTTCTGCAAAGGCTGGCCACCCCGCCTGCCGACGCTCGACGAGGCAACCCGGATCGCGGCGTCCCGAGCATCGATCCTGGCACGCCACCGCCTCGACAATCGCTTCAGCGATGCCCGCGCCGTGCGCGGCCGCTTCGAGCAGCTGATGCTCGCCAAGCCCGCCTGA
- a CDS encoding DUF736 domain-containing protein, protein MNIGSIKQNDNGIYMGRISTLAVAMTIALRPVNSPNPKAPRFEVHALGPNRNWVQVGALFELHSNNTGEAFLNGRIDDPSLAAPLQVSCFRQDDGSYNVVWSRPTRRRDVSQQLAAKTDELPPFGDDAGDAGDTSGAPADGLGESTAEFAG, encoded by the coding sequence ATGAACATCGGTTCCATCAAGCAGAACGACAACGGCATCTACATGGGCCGCATCTCGACCCTCGCCGTGGCGATGACGATCGCGCTCCGCCCGGTGAACAGCCCAAACCCGAAGGCGCCGCGCTTCGAGGTCCACGCGCTCGGCCCCAACCGCAACTGGGTGCAGGTCGGCGCGCTCTTCGAGCTCCACTCGAACAACACCGGCGAAGCGTTCCTCAACGGCCGCATCGACGACCCGTCGCTGGCTGCGCCGCTGCAGGTCTCGTGCTTCCGCCAGGACGACGGCAGCTACAACGTGGTCTGGTCGCGCCCGACCCGTCGCCGCGACGTCTCGCAGCAGCTGGCCGCGAAGACGGACGAGCTGCCGCCCTTCGGCGACGACGCCGGCGACGCCGGTGACACCAGCGGCGCTCCCGCCGACGGCCTCGGCGAATCCACCGCCGAATTCGCCGGCTGA
- a CDS encoding type II toxin-antitoxin system prevent-host-death family antitoxin yields the protein MAAARPLERHEHIPLTRFHNNTGEFLDLSTRTPVILTSHGRERHVITDIEYFRHLEAAASGTLLAAMDLTPVRASNLDPDQRAAIEASRPTADEIANDKWND from the coding sequence ATGGCCGCAGCGCGCCCCCTCGAGAGACATGAGCATATCCCGCTCACGCGTTTCCACAACAACACAGGCGAGTTCCTCGACCTGTCGACGCGCACCCCGGTCATCCTGACCAGTCACGGCCGCGAGCGACATGTCATCACCGACATCGAGTATTTCCGGCATCTGGAGGCCGCTGCTAGCGGGACGCTCCTTGCGGCAATGGATCTGACCCCTGTTCGGGCGTCGAACCTCGACCCGGACCAGCGCGCGGCGATCGAAGCCTCCCGGCCCACCGCAGACGAGATCGCCAATGACAAGTGGAACGATTGA
- a CDS encoding single-stranded DNA-binding protein: MNNVNLVGRLSRDPETRNGNTTVTTIFVATDRPKLRDGKTYKDESGYTAKETEFHKVTCFNGLATAVANNRNKGDLVAVEGRLHYTRWQDADGNDRYGCEIIADRIDFY, encoded by the coding sequence ATGAACAACGTCAACCTGGTCGGCCGTCTGAGCCGCGACCCCGAGACCCGCAACGGCAACACCACCGTCACCACCATCTTCGTCGCCACCGATCGGCCGAAGCTGCGGGACGGCAAGACCTACAAGGACGAGAGCGGCTACACCGCCAAGGAAACCGAGTTCCACAAGGTCACCTGCTTCAACGGTCTCGCCACCGCCGTCGCCAACAACCGCAACAAGGGCGACCTGGTCGCGGTCGAAGGCCGCCTCCACTACACCCGCTGGCAGGACGCCGACGGCAACGACCGCTACGGCTGCGAGATCATCGCGGACCGCATCGACTTCTACTGA